The Methanothermobacter sp. sequence TGAGCAATTCTGATATTTTATCATGGACTTTTTGGATTTCATCTTCTCCTACTAGGTCTTTTTTTGTTATAACTACTATTACGGGTAATTCCATTGCTAGGATAATCCCCAGGTGCTCCCTTGTGATATGTGTAGGTCCTTGGTCTGCTGCGACTGTTAAAAGACCGTAATCTAATTTTTGGCCCACTATGCCCCTTATTGTGGTTCTGAGCCATGGTTCATGGCCTACGGTGTCGACAAATGATATTATCCTTTCACATTTTTCCATGAGCTCGGATTTTTCTTTTTTGTCAAGTGGATTGTCTAAGCGGATCGGCTGACCGTCCAAGAAACCGTATATTGCGAATGAAAGGTCTGCTGAAAGTCCTCTTTCTATTTCATGTTTCTGGACATCGAGGAATATGCGAGTCTTTCCAGTTCCATCATCAAGTATTCCTGTTGTTAAGCTACCTAAGAGTGTGCTTTTACCATGGTCGACATGACCTGCGACTCCTATGACAATATGCTCTTTTTTGAATGAATTTTTCCATCCTATTGTAACTTCGGCTACTTTACCATCATCTAGTGGATATTCGTTCACTTCTTCTATACATGCTCCTATCTCACGGGTTAGAACATTGAGTACGTGGATCGATTCTTGGAGTTCTTCTTTGGGGAGGCCTGCTAGGCTCCCATCATCTTCAACACCGAGAAGGTAGATTGCTTTACCCTTTCCTTTTTCCATCCTATATTTCATCTGGGAGATTAGTTGTCTTTTTCTGTCTTCGTTAAGATGATATGATATTTTGAGGGCTTTTTTAAATTCTATGTTCCTTCTTTCACCTTTTTTGGTGAAGGATTTCAGATCCTTGATCATTTCCGATCATTTCTCTTTTTTAGGAAT is a genomic window containing:
- a CDS encoding GTP-binding protein, with protein sequence MIKDLKSFTKKGERRNIEFKKALKISYHLNEDRKRQLISQMKYRMEKGKGKAIYLLGVEDDGSLAGLPKEELQESIHVLNVLTREIGACIEEVNEYPLDDGKVAEVTIGWKNSFKKEHIVIGVAGHVDHGKSTLLGSLTTGILDDGTGKTRIFLDVQKHEIERGLSADLSFAIYGFLDGQPIRLDNPLDKKEKSELMEKCERIISFVDTVGHEPWLRTTIRGIVGQKLDYGLLTVAADQGPTHITREHLGIILAMELPVIVVITKKDLVGEDEIQKVHDKISELLKLVGRIPYRVKNRSDALLVSEKMNQHIVPIIETSSVTGEGLELLDELFLNLKVPENASEDKKPFMMYIDKVYSVKGVGTVVSGTIRQGRVKKGEKLLLGPLHTGEFKEVKVKSIEMHHYQIGCAEPGHIVGISIAGASPQEIERGMILAHPEYNPKAVREFEAEVAILVHPTTIKAGYESVTHIETIAETTILEPLDQEFMSAGDKGKVRMRFKYRPHHVKEGQKLIFREGRSKGVGSITKIIENP